The Macrobrachium nipponense isolate FS-2020 chromosome 1, ASM1510439v2, whole genome shotgun sequence genome includes a window with the following:
- the LOC135220210 gene encoding pro-resilin-like has translation MALKVVILALAFSVVVGSYVPADDDPKGPAKYSFKYAVDDAESGNNYGHGESRDGAAIQGSYVIRLPDSRTQKVSYTVNGDSGYVADVTFDGEPNYPDVPPKKGYN, from the exons GTTGTCATTTTGGCTCTCGCCTTCAGTGTGGTCGTAGGCTCATATGTTCCTGCCGATGATGATCCAAAA GGGCCAGCGAAGTACAGCTTCAAATACGCCGTGGACGACGCTGAAAGCGGGAATAACTACGGCCACGGGGAATCCAGAGACGGAGCAGCCATCCAGGGCTCTTACGTCATCCGCCTTCCAGATTCCAGGACCCAGAAGGTGTCTTACACCGTCAACGGGGACTCGGGTTATGTGGCTGATGTCACCTTTGACGGAGAGCCCAATTACCCGGATGTGCCTCCTAAGAAGGGATATAATTAA